CTGCTCCAAGATCAAATACAGACTCACCTCTTCCTGTTGATGTTGTTGGCGCAAAAGATTTAACCTCTACAGGTCAAGCTTCTTTTGATAAAGCTTTACAGTATAAAATTCCATCTTTTAATACGGTACAAACTCCTGTTAATGATGCAACATCTTTATTAGATCCTTATGAAATTAGAAACATGGGACCTTCTAGAACATTAATATTAATTAACGGTAAGCGTAAAAACTTAAGTTCTTTATTATATACTCAAACTTCTCCAGGCCGTGGTGAAACAGGTGCTGATATCTCTGCAATTCCTACTGATGCGATTAAAAGAGTAGAAATTTTACGTGATGGTGCTTCTGCTCAATATGGCTCTGATGCAATTGCAGGTGTAATGAACATCATTTTAAAAAATAGTGCTAATGAAGGTTCTGCAACTATTAGAACAGGTATCACTACTGAAGGTGATGGGGAAATGTTCGGTATTGCTGTAAACAATGGATCTAGTATTGGTGATGATAAAGGTTTTATTAACTATACTATTGATTTATCTAAAGTTAACCAATCAAATAGACCTGGTACTGTAAATGCTGCTGGAGATGCTGCCGATTTCACATCTTCAAACCCTAACTCATATGGAAGTTACTTAAATGGTTCATTGCTAGGTGGAGTTGATTTAACTGGTTTTACAGTTCCTCAAGCAGTTGATGAATTTACAAACAATTACGTTGGCACAGCAGATTACAACACACGTAATGCTGCTATTTTGGCCTCAAATGCTCAAGGATTAGCTACTACAGAAGAATTTTTAGGAAGAAGACCAGATGCAGGAAATATTAATGGTTCTCCTGAAACTGCTTCCGCCAAATTTGAAATTAATACTGGTTATGAATTAAGCGAAAACACTAACTTATATGCAAACGCTGCTTATGTATATAAAAAAGTAAATAGTTTTGCTAACTACAGAACTCCTTATTGGAAGCCATTAAGTGAAGGGTCTGAATATTTAGCAGATTTTTTCCCTGGTAACAACCCAAATACCGTAAATGGTTATGATGGTTATGTACCAACTTTTGAAGGTCTTTTAACTGATTACAATGCTACAATTGGTTTTAAAACTGTAAAAAATGATTGGAATGTTGATGTTAGTTTTACAACAGGTGGTAACACTCAAACTTACAATGTAAATAACTCGCATAATGCAAACGAAGTATATTCACCATCTACTTGGGTAGATGCAAATAGTAATGGTACTTTAGATGATGGAGAACTTTCTCAAGGTTCTGAATTATATAGGTCAAACAGCCAAAGGTCTTTTAGTCCTGGTGGAACTAGCTTTTCTCACAATGTAGGAAACATTGATATATCTAGAATTTTATCTGATAAAATTAGTATTGGGTTTGGTTCTGAATTTAGAACTGAAACATTTGAAATAATTGAAGGTGGTTTAGCTTCTTATGATGGTGGTGGAGCTGATTCTTTTGCTGGTAATAGCCCAGAAAACTCTGGTAAATTTAACCGTTATAATTTTGGAGGATATTTCGATATTGCTTACGATGTTTCAGATAATTTTTTACTGAATGGGACTATTAGAACTGAAAATTATTCTGACTTCGGTAATGCTTTTGTTTGGAAATTAAGTTCTAGATATAAATTTTTGGATGATAAGGTAACTTTAAGAGGTTCTGTTTCAACAGGATTTAGAGCTCCTACTTTGCACCAAATTTACACTCAAAAAGCACAATATAGCTTTGTACCTGGTCAAGGTATTCAAGTTGGTGGTTTAGTTAACAACGTTTCCTCTACTGCTAACATACTTGGTTTACCTCAATTAGATGCTGAAGAATCTACTAACTTCACTGTTGGTTTAGGTGCCAAAATAAACAAAAACTTTAATGTTACTGTTGATTACTATAATATTGCTGTTAAAGACCGTATCGTATTAAGTACTGAAATTGGAGCTACTGCAACTGATGCTGTTGGAAACAGTATAGGTAATACTCCATTAGATCAAGTATTAAATAATAATAATTTAAGTGATATTAGCTTTTTTGTTAATGCATTAGATACTAAAACATCTGGAATAGATTTTGTTGCAAACTACAAAAATATTAGTCTAGGAGACGGAACACTTGATTTCACTTTATCTGGAAATTACACAATTCAAAACGAACGAGATGGAGCTGTCAAAAACCCTCAATTAGTTGAAGACGCTGGTCAATCTGTAGTTAACGCTACTCAAGAAGCTTTATTCTTTACGTCTAGGCCAAAAACAAAGTGGATATTAGGAGCTAATTATAATATTAATAAATTCGGATTCTCTTTTAATAATACTTACTTCGGTAAAACCACATTTAAGCAACAAGGTTTAGACGAAAACTTAAGAACAGAGTTTACTCCTAAAATTGTATCAGACTTAGGTGTTAATTTTAATGCTACTGAAAAACTTACAATAGCCTTAAACATCAATAACTTATTTAATGTTTTACCTGAATGGGGCTTTAAAGCAGAAAATGCAGCAGGCCAAGCTTTAATTGATGATACTTCGTTAACATATTATGGAATAACATCTATTCAAGAGCAATCTAATTTAATTACATTCAATCAACGTTACTCACAAATGACTTATGATGGTTACCATTTTAGTCAATTAGGAACTATGCTAAACTTATCCATTAACTATAGGTTTTAATTAGTAATTAGTCAACCTGAAAAGCTACCCTATCTGGGTAGCTTTTTTTATTTACAACGGTATTATAAATTGTAATAACAAAAAGAGCCCGAACTACATAAGTAATTCGGGCTCTTTATTATTAGTTAAAACGTAATCTTATCCTTCTGGATGCATAAATTTTTGTTTACCTAACAAAACATCTTCCGTTTCTACATGATCATCATCTGGTACACAACAATCTACAGGACATACAGCTGCACATTGCGGTTCTTCATGAAAACCAACACATTCTGTACATTTATCAGGAGATATGTAATATACTTCATCACTAATAGGTTCTTGAACAACATCTGCGTCTATTTCCTTACCATTAGGTAAAACAACCTGTCCTTTTAATGAAGTACCATCACTATAACGCCATTCATCTGCTCCTTCATATATTGCAGTATTTGGGCACTCTGGTTCGCATGCTCCGCAATTTATACACTCATCAGTTATTATAATTGCCATATTTTCTTTTTCTTATCTAAATTAATTCCAGTATTTATATTGAATTTATTTCAGTATCTATACTTTTGCACAAAGGTAAAACCTAATACAATCCTATACAAATATAATGACAGACCATACACAACGAATTAAAGCTTTTGTTAAACTTGGTACTTTTTTTAGAGAATTTTGCGATTCTGCTAACAATATGGAAGATAAGTATGAGCATTCTACTGGTTCATTTAACACCTTAGAAGATAAAATTGCGTTAGCTAAACATAAAAATGGATGGTTTACACGAGAAAATATACTTTTTAGTTTTGCGAGTTGGGGTCAAGCACTAACAGAAGTAAACTTAAATTCTTGGCTAGCAACCTATAACTTTCAAGAAAATAATAGTCCTAAAACAGTTGCGCTTATTTTGGCTGGTAATATTCCATTGGTTGGGTTTCATGATGTTATTTGTGTTTTATTAACAGGAAACAAAGCTTTAATAAAACTTTCCTCTAACGACAACATTTTATTACCACAGGTTGCTGCTATTTTGATAAATTTAGCTCCTGAGTTTAAAGGTTACATTCAATTTGAAAACGAAAAACTACCCGCCTTTGATAGTGTAATAGCTACAGGTAGTAATAATACAGCACGTTATTTTGAACACTACTTCAAAGATAAGCCCCATATTATTCGCAAGAATAGAAATTCTGCAGCCGTATTAACAGGCAATGAAACGGCTGAACAATTAAAAGCCTTAGGTGAAGATATTTTTCTTTATTATGGGCTAGGTTGCCGGAGTGTCGCTAAGCTTTTTGTTCCAAAAGAATATAATTTTGATTTATTTTTTGAATCCTTATACGTATATCATCCCATAATTGAGCAAGCAAAATATGCAAACAATTATGATTATAATAAAGCCGTATACCTGATGAGTAATTTTAAACTTTTAGAAAATGGATTCTTAATTTTAAAAAAGGATGAGAGTTACTCCTCGCCTATCGCTTCCCTTTTCTATGAAGAATATGAAACTATAGAAATTCTAAAAGAGAAATTACGCGTAGATGAAGAAAAGATACAGTGCATTGTTTCTCAAGGTCTCTTTGATACTGAAGTTATTTTTGGACAAACACAAAGTCCAAAATTAACAGACTATGCAGATAATGTAGATACCATTGCTTTCTTGTTAAGAAACTCTTAGAATTTTTAGATAATCTACTTTAAATTGCATAAATTTTATAACCTTTGTCAACTTAAATTTATTTTCTAGAATAAATTTTCAATAATTAGTCAAGGTCTAATAGGACCAAAAATTCAAAATAAAATACAAATGAAAAAGCATAATTTTAGCGCAGGACCGTGTATATTACCACAAGAAGTTTTATTAAAAGCCTCTGAAGCAGTACAAGACTTCAACGGTTCAGGTTTGTCTCTTATAGAAATGTCTCATAGAAGTAAAGAATTTGTAGATATTATGGAGAATGCTAGAGCACTTGCCCTAGAACTACTTGGTTTAGAAGGTAAAGGCTATAAAGCACTATTTTTACAAGGTGGAGCTAGCATGGAGTTTGTTCGTGTTGCATATAACTTATTGGAAACAAAAGCTGGTTATTTAAATACAGGTACCTGGGCAAATAACGCTATCAAAGAAGCTAAATTTTTCGGAGAAGTAGTTGAAGTAGCTTCTTCTAAAAACGAAAACTATAACCATATTCCAAAAATATTTGGTGTCCCTAACGATTTAGATTACTTACATGTAACTTCTAATAATACTATTTATGGAACTCAAATGAAAACGTTTCCAAAAGTAAATATTCCTTTGGTTTGTGATATGAGTTCTGATATTTTTTCTAAACAAATGGACTTTTCTCAATTCGATTTAATTTATGCTGGAGCGCAAAAAAATATGGGTCCTGCAGGAACAGAATTAGTGGTAATCAAAGAAGATATCTTAGGGAAAGTATCCCGTAAAATCCCTTCTATTTTAGACTACCAAGTGAGTATTGCTAAGGAAAGTATGTTTAATACCCCAGCAGTATTCCCTATCTATGTTTCTATGTTAACATTAGAATGGTTAAAAGGTATAGGTGGTATAGCTGTTATTGAAGAAATAAATAATAAAAAAGCACAATTATTGTATTCTGAAATAGATTTGAATCCTTTATTTAAAGGCTATGCAAATATAGAGGACAGGTCTACAATGAATGCAACCTTCAGTATTACTGATGAGAAATTAAAGCCTGCTTTTGATGCCGCTTGGAAAGAAGCTGGTGTTAGCGGAATTAACGGTCATAGATCTATCGGGGGTTATAGAGCGTCTATGTACAATGCTTTAACACTAGATAGTGTTGGTGTATTAGTAGATGTTATGAGTGAGATGGAACGAAAAGGATAGGTATAAACATTAAATAAATTTATTTGATGCTTTAAAATTATAAAAATAAAAAATGAGAATATTAGCAAACGATGGAATTTCACAAGCTGGGATTGATGCATTAAAATCAAATGGCTTTGAAGTTTTAACGGTAAATGTTGCACAAAATCAACTTATAGATTACATAAATAAGCATAAAATTGAAGCACTTTTAGTACGGAGTGCTACCGAAGTTAGAAAAGATATAATTGACCAGTGCCCTGAACTAAGATTAATTGGTCGTGGTGGTGTTGGCATGGATAATATTGATGTGGCTTACGCTAAAGAAAAAGGGGTACATGTTATTAATACGCCTGAAGCTTCTTCTGAATCTGTTGCTGAGTTAGTTTTTGCTCATTTATACGGTGCTGTTCGCTTTTTGTATGATTCAAACAGAACTATGCCTTTAGATGGCGATACACGATTTAAAGACCTTAAAAAAGACTATTCAAGTGGGTCTGAATTGAGAGGTAAAACATTAGGGATTATAGGGTTTGGAAAAATTGGGCAAGCTACCGCTAAAATTGCGTTAGGAGTTGGCATGAAAGTACTTTATCATGATTCTGAAATTGAGGAAACTTCTGTGATTTTAAAATTTTACGATGATCAGACAATAACATTCAATTTAAAAAACCATAGCAAAGAAGACGTTTTAAAATCTGCCGACTTCATTACATTACATGTTCCTAAACAAAAGGCGTATGTTATTAGTAAAAATGAATTTAAGCTAATGAAAGATGGTGTCGGTATCATCAATACAGCTCGTGGTGGCGCCTTAGATGAAGTAGCTTTGATAGATGCTATGGAATCTCGTAAAGTTGCTTTTGCAGGCTTAGATGTATATGAATCTGAACCAAAACCTGAAATAAAAATACTAATGCACCCTGATATTTCGTTAACTCCACATATTGGTGCAGCTACTAAAGAAGCTCAAGACAGAATTGGTGTCGAATTAGCAACTAAAATTAGCTCATTACTAAAATAACAACCTTTTTCTTATCAAATAAGAAAGAATTTACTTCTTTTTTGTAAATTAGAGAAAATAAAAAAACCAAAACTATAAAATGTCAGGATTATTAGATTTATTAAGTGGCCCAATGGGCAAACAATTAATTAGCGGTGTTGCAGGGCAAACTGGAGAATCAGAAGGAAAAACTGCAAATGTACTTAGTATGGCTATGCCATTGTTATTAGGCGCTATGAAAAAAAACGTTTCTACTCCAGAAGGTGCTCAAGGATTAATGAGTGCACTACAAGGTGGTAAACATGATGGAAGTATATTAGATAACCTAGGTGGTCTATTTGGTGGTGGAGTTGATGATGCTGTAACCAATGATGGCGCAGGAATTTTAGGGCATCTTTTAGGTTCTAAACAAGAAAGCGTAGAAAGTGCATTAAGCCAAAAATCTGGTGTTGATGCGGGATCTGTTGCTAATATTTTAAAAATTGCAGCTCCTATTTTAATGGGTTTTTTATCAAAACAAACTTCCCAAAACAATGTCAGTGATGCTGGTGGAATGAATGCATTATTAGGCGGTATGCTTGGTGGTCAGCCTCAAGAAAACCAAAGTTTAATCACTTCTTTATTAGATGCGGATGGCGATGGTAGCATTTTAGACGATGTTGCAGGAATGGTAATGGGTTCTAGTGGTAAAAAAGGTGGTATCGGAGGTCTTTTAGGTGGGCTTTTCGGAAAATAAACCTTCTTACATAAAATGATTAAAAAGCTGGATAATTTCATATTCAGCTTTTTTTGTATCTTAAAGCTATGAAAAATAATGTATTTCGTTTAACTATTTTTATAGCCGCTATTATTTTATTAGCATTGAGCTGTACAGGTACTAAAACATTAAATGACGTTTCTGATAAAGAAAATGAAGCTTTTCATCAAACAAAAGGGGATACAATTACTATTGCAGATGACGAAAGTGATTATGAAATTATCATTATTGAGCCTGGATTTAATTTTTGGCTGCAAAGCATTGCCAAATCAGAAGGGTATTATTCTCAAAATTATTTAGAGAACAGAAATGCAATCTGGGTCCTTGAATGGAACCAGAGAGTACAGCAACCCCAACGCTTTGATCCTAATTTATATGAAATGAGTATTAACTATAATTCATTTACAGATTATGGTTATGAAGTAAACTATAAACTTTATAATTACTTTATTTATTTCCAAAGAAAATATAATCAACGCTTAGGTTCTTTTTATCCCCGTATATAATTTTATATTTGCAAGCGATTTAAAAATGCTATGAAAAAATTAAAAGAACGCTGGGGAATAGAGTCTAACTTTGGTATTATCATGATTCTAATTGTTTTCTCAGTTACAGGATCATCAGCACTAAAAATTGCGAGACCTCTTTTAGATTATATTGGATTTACACGAGATAATTTCTCAGATGATTGGTACTTTTCTGTACTCTATTGGACTGTTCGTATTTTAATCATTTTTCCTATCTATCAAATATTATTAGTAGCCTTTGGTTGGTTATTTGGTCAATTTAAATTTTTCTGGAATTTTGAGAAGAAAATGCTAGGCCGTTTAGGACTAGGGTTTCTTTTTAAATAATCTTATATCTTTCTTAACAATTTTATAGCTTTTACTTTTAGTACCTTTGGATAATGGGGAATAATTTTACCAACCTTTTTCTTTCCTGTATTGCAATTTGTCTTCTGGTAGCTTTAGGTATTCCTGATATTGCGAAGACATCTCATGCCATTTTTGAACATAAAGAACAAACCTGCCATGAAAAAACTAAAGTCCATTTTCATGAAACTGAATTTGATTGTGACTTTCAGAAATACCACATTACAACGTATTTTACTCCAGAACTTTATAGCTTTACGCTAATTGAATCCAAATTTCATAGTACGGTAAATGACAAATTCTACTTTCTATTAAGCGAATTTCAACAACTTCATTTCTCACTTAGAGGCCCTCCAATACACTCATAACTCTGCATTTAAAAGAATTAAAAATCATTTAAATTAAATATTTAGTTATGAATAAAATATATTTCTCATTGCTCTTAGCAATGTTAAACAGTTTTGTATATGCACAAAACTCACTTAAAGGCACCATCAAAGAAGCGGGCACAAATTTGCCATTAGAACAAGTTTCAATTTATTTTCCTCAATTAGAAAAGGGATCAGTTACAGCTGCAAATGGCAGCTATGAAATTTTAAATTTACCCTCAGGAAACTTCAAAATCGTTGTTTCTTATATAGGATATCAAACAATATCTAAAGCTATCTTAATAGATGGCAAACAAATAATTAATGACTTTACATTACAAGAAAGTGCTATTGAAATGGAAGAAGTTATTATTTCTACCCCTTTCCACAAATTACAGAGTGAAAATGTAATGAAAGTAGAGTATGCTAATATAAAAGATTTAAAAAACAAAGGGTCAATTACATTAGCTGATGGAATTTCTACTATTCCAGGAGTAGAAAGTGTTTCTACAGGTATTGGTATAGGAAAACCAGTAATTAGAGGCTTAAATGCCAACAGAGTCTTAGTTTACACACAAGGCATTCGTTTAGAGAATCAACAATTTGGGGATGAACATGGCTTAGGTGTAAATGATGCAGGAATTGAAAGTGTTGAAGTCATCAAAGGACCTGCTTCCCTACTCTATGGCTCAGATGCTATGGGTGGTGTATTGTATTTAAATCCTGAAAAATTTGCATTTCCAAATTCTACTGAAAGCGATGTTAATCTCAATTATTTTACCAATACACAAGGAATTAGCGCAAATGCAGGAGTTAAAACTGCTACAGATAACTTCCGTTTTTTATTACGTGGAGCAATTACTTCACATACTGATTACAAAACTGGTAATAATGAACGTGTAACAAATTCTAGGTTTAAAGAGTATGATATAAAATCTGGAATTGGATACCAAATCACGAATTTTAAAACTGAAGTACGCTACAATTATAATAATTCTAATCTAGGAATACCAGAAGAAATAGGCGAACAAAGCACAAATAGAACACCTATAAAACCAAACCAGACAATAGATAATCATATTTTAAGCTCTAAAAGTAGCTTATTATTTAATGCCTCTATCCTTGATGTTACATTGGGGTATACTTCTAATATTAGAAAAGAATTTGAAGAAGATGAAGAGGGCGCTGCGCTACATATGAATCTAAATACTTTTAACTATAATATTCAATACCATGCCCCTAAATATGGCATCTTAGAAACTATTCTAGGCGCACAGGGCTTACACCAAAACAATAGTAATTTTGGAGAGGAGCTTTTAGTACCTGATGCGACCACCAATGATATTGGTTTTTTTGGCACTTCACATCTTCATTTTAATGAATTTAATGATATTCAAGTCGGCTTGCGCTATGATCACCGGACCATTAAAGGCGATGCTAACGGAACACTCGGAGAAGAAGGCTATATTGCTGCTTTAAATAGAGATTTTAGCAGTTTTAATGCTGCATTGGGATACAAAGCAAACTTTGCCACTAACTTTGTCGCTAGACTTAATCTCGCTACGGGGTTTAGAGCTCCTAACTTAGCAGAATTAACATCTAACGGAGTTCATGAAGGTACTAATAGGTATGAAATAGGAAATGCTAATTTAAAAAATGAGCAAAATATACAGACTGATGTTGCTCTAGAATACAAAAATGAACATTTTGAAATTTATGCCAACGGATTCTATAATTCAATAAACGACTATGTTTTTATTGCTCCTACAGGAGATGAAATAGAAGGTAACCAAGTTTTTGCGTACAACCAACAAAATGCCAATTTGTATGGAGGAGAGGCTGGGATTCATATTCACCCGCACCCTTTAGATTGGCTGCATTTTGAAAGCAGTTTTCAAACGGTACGCGGAAAGCTAAAGGATGGTGATAATCTTCCTTTAATTCCTGCAAATAGTATTACAAATACGCTTAGAGGCGAATTTAATAAACGTTCTGGAGGTATAAATAGTGGATATACATTTATCACCTTAAAATCTGTATTTGAACAAGATCAAATAAGTCTTTTTGAAACAACAACAGATGGTTATAGCCTATTAAGTATTGGTTTAGGAGGTACTATCACTATTTTTAATAGTCCTATGGATCTAAGAATAAGCGGAAATAATTTACTGGACAAAAATTATGTATCACATTTATCACGCTTAAAATATGATGGCATTACGAATATTGGTCGTAATATTAGTTTAGGCATTAGCGTGCCACTGTAAGCTTGTGAATAGTAATAAATCAAAGAGCGCTTAAACCAAGGTTTAAGCGCTATTTTTAGTTAAATTCTCAAAAAAATCATCTAGTAGATATACCTGAATTAATACCGTCTGAAAGTTGTTACACTTTTTTAACGGATATCATTAAAGCTAATTTAGTATGCATCTTCTAAAATATCATTAAAATAATAATCTTTAGGATTGTCAAGGTATTGTTTTGCTTTATCAAAATCACTTTCAGTTAAATAATGTAAATTCTGGAAACACAATTTTGCAAATTCAGAATTAATATCTACTAAACGAGGTGCTATTTTACCCTCTTTATCTTGTAAATCTTTTAAATATAAAGGACTTATTTCTCCTTTAGAATTTGCCGTAACAATACAACCACTTATTCCTTCATCATACAGTTTTTTAACTCCTAGTCCCAATAAAGTACATAGCGTTAAATCAAACCCAATAGGCCTGCAACAGCGAAGTTCATACCCTAATTCAACTGGTCTACTTTTAATATTTACTCCTAGCTCCTTTAATTTACGTTGAACCAGCATATTAAAAATATGAGATTTACTTACATTACCAAGTTCAGGATGTCCGTGGTCATCATAGGTGAAATTAATACCGCAATTTTGGAGCTCTGAATCTGGCATAATATGAAAAATACCCTCACTGATTAGTGCTACCCCATAATTTATGTTTTCTATTTTTCGTTTGATTATTGATGAAATAATTAAACGAACCACCTTATCAAAAGTCACTTCGGTTTTATTAAACATTTCTGGAATA
This genomic stretch from Cellulophaga algicola DSM 14237 harbors:
- a CDS encoding TonB-dependent receptor: MKLTNLLLVTLVFSVTSLFSQSEIKGTVKDSDGIPLAGANIVVKGSTNGTTTDFDGNYTIEAVSDGTLVFSYIGFETKEKKIGGQSTINITLSEGNQLDEFIAVGSRTAPRSNTDSPLPVDVVGAKDLTSTGQASFDKALQYKIPSFNTVQTPVNDATSLLDPYEIRNMGPSRTLILINGKRKNLSSLLYTQTSPGRGETGADISAIPTDAIKRVEILRDGASAQYGSDAIAGVMNIILKNSANEGSATIRTGITTEGDGEMFGIAVNNGSSIGDDKGFINYTIDLSKVNQSNRPGTVNAAGDAADFTSSNPNSYGSYLNGSLLGGVDLTGFTVPQAVDEFTNNYVGTADYNTRNAAILASNAQGLATTEEFLGRRPDAGNINGSPETASAKFEINTGYELSENTNLYANAAYVYKKVNSFANYRTPYWKPLSEGSEYLADFFPGNNPNTVNGYDGYVPTFEGLLTDYNATIGFKTVKNDWNVDVSFTTGGNTQTYNVNNSHNANEVYSPSTWVDANSNGTLDDGELSQGSELYRSNSQRSFSPGGTSFSHNVGNIDISRILSDKISIGFGSEFRTETFEIIEGGLASYDGGGADSFAGNSPENSGKFNRYNFGGYFDIAYDVSDNFLLNGTIRTENYSDFGNAFVWKLSSRYKFLDDKVTLRGSVSTGFRAPTLHQIYTQKAQYSFVPGQGIQVGGLVNNVSSTANILGLPQLDAEESTNFTVGLGAKINKNFNVTVDYYNIAVKDRIVLSTEIGATATDAVGNSIGNTPLDQVLNNNNLSDISFFVNALDTKTSGIDFVANYKNISLGDGTLDFTLSGNYTIQNERDGAVKNPQLVEDAGQSVVNATQEALFFTSRPKTKWILGANYNINKFGFSFNNTYFGKTTFKQQGLDENLRTEFTPKIVSDLGVNFNATEKLTIALNINNLFNVLPEWGFKAENAAGQALIDDTSLTYYGITSIQEQSNLITFNQRYSQMTYDGYHFSQLGTMLNLSINYRF
- a CDS encoding 4Fe-4S dicluster domain-containing protein; amino-acid sequence: MAIIITDECINCGACEPECPNTAIYEGADEWRYSDGTSLKGQVVLPNGKEIDADVVQEPISDEVYYISPDKCTECVGFHEEPQCAAVCPVDCCVPDDDHVETEDVLLGKQKFMHPEG
- a CDS encoding acyl-CoA reductase, whose product is MTDHTQRIKAFVKLGTFFREFCDSANNMEDKYEHSTGSFNTLEDKIALAKHKNGWFTRENILFSFASWGQALTEVNLNSWLATYNFQENNSPKTVALILAGNIPLVGFHDVICVLLTGNKALIKLSSNDNILLPQVAAILINLAPEFKGYIQFENEKLPAFDSVIATGSNNTARYFEHYFKDKPHIIRKNRNSAAVLTGNETAEQLKALGEDIFLYYGLGCRSVAKLFVPKEYNFDLFFESLYVYHPIIEQAKYANNYDYNKAVYLMSNFKLLENGFLILKKDESYSSPIASLFYEEYETIEILKEKLRVDEEKIQCIVSQGLFDTEVIFGQTQSPKLTDYADNVDTIAFLLRNS
- the serC gene encoding 3-phosphoserine/phosphohydroxythreonine transaminase; amino-acid sequence: MKKHNFSAGPCILPQEVLLKASEAVQDFNGSGLSLIEMSHRSKEFVDIMENARALALELLGLEGKGYKALFLQGGASMEFVRVAYNLLETKAGYLNTGTWANNAIKEAKFFGEVVEVASSKNENYNHIPKIFGVPNDLDYLHVTSNNTIYGTQMKTFPKVNIPLVCDMSSDIFSKQMDFSQFDLIYAGAQKNMGPAGTELVVIKEDILGKVSRKIPSILDYQVSIAKESMFNTPAVFPIYVSMLTLEWLKGIGGIAVIEEINNKKAQLLYSEIDLNPLFKGYANIEDRSTMNATFSITDEKLKPAFDAAWKEAGVSGINGHRSIGGYRASMYNALTLDSVGVLVDVMSEMERKG
- a CDS encoding D-2-hydroxyacid dehydrogenase, giving the protein MRILANDGISQAGIDALKSNGFEVLTVNVAQNQLIDYINKHKIEALLVRSATEVRKDIIDQCPELRLIGRGGVGMDNIDVAYAKEKGVHVINTPEASSESVAELVFAHLYGAVRFLYDSNRTMPLDGDTRFKDLKKDYSSGSELRGKTLGIIGFGKIGQATAKIALGVGMKVLYHDSEIEETSVILKFYDDQTITFNLKNHSKEDVLKSADFITLHVPKQKAYVISKNEFKLMKDGVGIINTARGGALDEVALIDAMESRKVAFAGLDVYESEPKPEIKILMHPDISLTPHIGAATKEAQDRIGVELATKISSLLK
- a CDS encoding DUF937 domain-containing protein, translated to MSGLLDLLSGPMGKQLISGVAGQTGESEGKTANVLSMAMPLLLGAMKKNVSTPEGAQGLMSALQGGKHDGSILDNLGGLFGGGVDDAVTNDGAGILGHLLGSKQESVESALSQKSGVDAGSVANILKIAAPILMGFLSKQTSQNNVSDAGGMNALLGGMLGGQPQENQSLITSLLDADGDGSILDDVAGMVMGSSGKKGGIGGLLGGLFGK
- a CDS encoding DUF6146 family protein, with the translated sequence MKNNVFRLTIFIAAIILLALSCTGTKTLNDVSDKENEAFHQTKGDTITIADDESDYEIIIIEPGFNFWLQSIAKSEGYYSQNYLENRNAIWVLEWNQRVQQPQRFDPNLYEMSINYNSFTDYGYEVNYKLYNYFIYFQRKYNQRLGSFYPRI
- a CDS encoding DUF6787 family protein, whose translation is MKKLKERWGIESNFGIIMILIVFSVTGSSALKIARPLLDYIGFTRDNFSDDWYFSVLYWTVRILIIFPIYQILLVAFGWLFGQFKFFWNFEKKMLGRLGLGFLFK
- a CDS encoding TonB-dependent receptor, with product MNKIYFSLLLAMLNSFVYAQNSLKGTIKEAGTNLPLEQVSIYFPQLEKGSVTAANGSYEILNLPSGNFKIVVSYIGYQTISKAILIDGKQIINDFTLQESAIEMEEVIISTPFHKLQSENVMKVEYANIKDLKNKGSITLADGISTIPGVESVSTGIGIGKPVIRGLNANRVLVYTQGIRLENQQFGDEHGLGVNDAGIESVEVIKGPASLLYGSDAMGGVLYLNPEKFAFPNSTESDVNLNYFTNTQGISANAGVKTATDNFRFLLRGAITSHTDYKTGNNERVTNSRFKEYDIKSGIGYQITNFKTEVRYNYNNSNLGIPEEIGEQSTNRTPIKPNQTIDNHILSSKSSLLFNASILDVTLGYTSNIRKEFEEDEEGAALHMNLNTFNYNIQYHAPKYGILETILGAQGLHQNNSNFGEELLVPDATTNDIGFFGTSHLHFNEFNDIQVGLRYDHRTIKGDANGTLGEEGYIAALNRDFSSFNAALGYKANFATNFVARLNLATGFRAPNLAELTSNGVHEGTNRYEIGNANLKNEQNIQTDVALEYKNEHFEIYANGFYNSINDYVFIAPTGDEIEGNQVFAYNQQNANLYGGEAGIHIHPHPLDWLHFESSFQTVRGKLKDGDNLPLIPANSITNTLRGEFNKRSGGINSGYTFITLKSVFEQDQISLFETTTDGYSLLSIGLGGTITIFNSPMDLRISGNNLLDKNYVSHLSRLKYDGITNIGRNISLGISVPL
- a CDS encoding 6-phosphofructokinase encodes the protein MASKSILIICGGGPAPGINAVISTVAKIFLKDGYRVLGLHEGFKGIFSENPEIKEFDFAHADRIFSRGGSTLIMSRFKPSDEKINTELFAQNNVKLLVSIGGDDTASTANRITTYLSKENISIANIHVPKTIDNDLPLPDRNPTFGFHSAKDEGVRIGNTTYEDARTSQNWFVMSTMGRSAGHLAFGIAASCHFPMMVIPEMFNKTEVTFDKVVRLIISSIIKRKIENINYGVALISEGIFHIMPDSELQNCGINFTYDDHGHPELGNVSKSHIFNMLVQRKLKELGVNIKSRPVELGYELRCCRPIGFDLTLCTLLGLGVKKLYDEGISGCIVTANSKGEISPLYLKDLQDKEGKIAPRLVDINSEFAKLCFQNLHYLTESDFDKAKQYLDNPKDYYFNDILEDAY